The following coding sequences lie in one Halarsenatibacter silvermanii genomic window:
- a CDS encoding adenosylhomocysteinase, with the protein MSDKESKLGSSRIDFDRREMPVLTGLKQEWSQKKPLEGSKISCCLHITTETAVLMETLAAGGAEVRLCASNPLSTQDDVAAYLNEKGLTTYGQRGESQESFYRNIEKTLEHGPDVLIDDGGDMTTTFMEDQGPDYEGFCGVCEETTTGINRLKAMSQAGELPFPAVDVNGSQIKHLFDNYYGTGQSSITGILRATNRMLAGRDVVVVGYGFCGEGVARDADGLGARVHVVESDPVRALRAGMDGFNAVTMDEAAEIGDIFVTATGNKHVIDGEHIAAMSDGAILANAGHFNVEINLDWVRENAVNQSRVNEHTVEFELDTGKSVHVIAEGRLVNLCAGEGHPASVMDMSFAGQALSAEWLLSQAGELDAEVHSVPEEIDKRIATLKLKSLGMAHQPLTEEQIEYMNSWQEGT; encoded by the coding sequence ATGAGCGATAAAGAAAGCAAACTGGGTTCGAGCAGAATCGACTTCGACCGCCGGGAGATGCCTGTTTTGACCGGCCTCAAGCAGGAATGGAGTCAGAAAAAGCCTCTTGAGGGCAGCAAAATCTCCTGCTGTTTACATATCACCACAGAAACAGCCGTCCTGATGGAAACTCTGGCGGCCGGCGGCGCCGAAGTCAGGCTCTGTGCTTCCAATCCTCTCAGCACTCAGGACGATGTTGCTGCCTATCTCAACGAAAAAGGACTCACCACCTACGGCCAGCGCGGCGAATCTCAGGAGAGTTTTTACCGCAATATAGAGAAAACTCTTGAGCACGGACCTGATGTACTAATAGACGATGGCGGCGATATGACCACCACCTTTATGGAAGATCAGGGCCCCGATTATGAAGGTTTTTGCGGTGTCTGCGAGGAGACGACCACCGGTATCAACCGGCTGAAAGCGATGTCACAGGCCGGAGAACTGCCTTTTCCTGCCGTGGATGTAAACGGCAGTCAGATAAAACATCTTTTCGATAATTATTACGGCACCGGGCAATCGAGCATAACAGGAATTCTCAGAGCCACCAACCGCATGCTAGCAGGCCGGGATGTTGTGGTTGTTGGCTACGGCTTCTGCGGTGAAGGAGTAGCGCGGGATGCCGACGGCTTGGGAGCCAGGGTTCACGTCGTGGAAAGCGATCCTGTGCGGGCTTTAAGAGCCGGGATGGACGGATTTAACGCTGTCACCATGGATGAGGCCGCCGAAATCGGTGATATTTTCGTCACTGCCACCGGCAACAAGCACGTCATCGACGGCGAACACATAGCTGCCATGTCGGATGGGGCCATTCTGGCCAACGCCGGACATTTCAACGTGGAGATAAACCTGGACTGGGTAAGAGAGAATGCTGTAAATCAGAGCCGGGTGAACGAACACACGGTGGAGTTTGAGCTTGATACGGGCAAAAGCGTCCATGTAATAGCCGAAGGCCGGCTGGTCAACCTCTGCGCCGGCGAGGGTCATCCCGCCAGCGTTATGGACATGAGTTTTGCCGGACAGGCGCTCTCGGCCGAATGGCTGCTCAGCCAGGCCGGAGAACTGGATGCTGAAGTCCACTCAGTGCCCGAAGAGATAGATAAACGCATTGCCACCCTGAAGCTGAAAAGTCTGGGCATGGCCCATCAGCCCCTGACCGAAGAACAGATCGAATATATGAACAGCTGGCAGGAAGGTACTTAA
- a CDS encoding glycine betaine ABC transporter substrate-binding protein — translation MRTHNYLLISLLVVILALTFPLISLQAGAEELAEYDDTYVIAEGSWPGIQVKNEVIRQVLGTLGYDFETEFLGQPMIYEGMSQGEIDFYLGSWMPEEAGMREGHEEGYEVISTQLDDAVYMSAVPEYVYEAGVQCHSDIAEHAEKFDHTLHAGAHGEGADEILTRAVEEDIYGLEGWEIVNADWPATVAEAEQAIEDEEWIIFPGWQPHWMNVLLDVEYLDDPKNIWGEDSSVIENLVHPDLQERAPQLYQILENFQIESDHQSRWVFEYDQEDREMEKIAEEWIEDNLDTVADWLEGAYAENGRQAIEVIEENF, via the coding sequence ATGCGCACTCATAATTATCTTTTGATTTCTCTGCTGGTGGTGATTCTGGCGTTGACCTTTCCTCTTATCTCACTGCAGGCGGGGGCGGAAGAGCTGGCCGAGTATGATGATACTTACGTTATAGCTGAAGGTTCCTGGCCTGGAATTCAGGTGAAAAATGAAGTTATAAGACAGGTGCTGGGAACGCTCGGCTATGATTTTGAGACGGAATTTCTGGGTCAGCCGATGATCTATGAAGGAATGTCTCAGGGGGAAATCGATTTTTATCTGGGCTCCTGGATGCCGGAAGAAGCAGGTATGCGGGAAGGTCATGAGGAAGGATATGAAGTCATCTCCACCCAGCTCGATGATGCCGTTTACATGTCAGCTGTGCCCGAATACGTTTATGAGGCGGGTGTGCAGTGTCACAGCGATATAGCAGAACACGCTGAAAAATTTGATCACACTCTGCATGCTGGTGCTCACGGAGAGGGTGCTGATGAAATTCTCACCCGGGCTGTAGAAGAGGATATTTACGGTCTGGAGGGCTGGGAAATAGTCAATGCCGACTGGCCCGCCACCGTGGCCGAAGCAGAACAGGCAATAGAGGATGAGGAATGGATAATCTTTCCCGGCTGGCAGCCGCACTGGATGAACGTGCTTTTAGATGTTGAATACCTCGATGATCCCAAAAATATCTGGGGAGAGGACAGTTCGGTGATCGAAAACCTGGTTCATCCTGATCTTCAGGAGAGAGCTCCTCAGCTCTATCAAATTCTGGAGAATTTCCAGATTGAATCGGATCATCAGAGCAGATGGGTTTTTGAATACGACCAGGAAGACCGTGAGATGGAAAAGATAGCAGAGGAATGGATAGAGGACAATCTGGATACCGTGGCCGACTGGCTTGAGGGAGCTTATGCCGAGAATGGAAGGCAGGCGATCGAAGTTATAGAAGAGAATTTTTAA
- a CDS encoding YvrJ family protein — MEELLTLVSSHGFPMVMSVYLLVRFEQLIRGLKESVDSLSLLVAVQSENQAGKTTEGGPPSDRG, encoded by the coding sequence ATGGAGGAGCTGCTCACGCTGGTCAGCAGTCACGGCTTCCCCATGGTGATGTCGGTCTATCTGCTGGTCCGCTTTGAACAACTGATCCGTGGACTCAAGGAGTCAGTGGATTCGCTCTCGCTTCTGGTGGCAGTTCAGAGTGAAAACCAGGCGGGAAAAACCACGGAAGGCGGACCGCCGTCCGACCGCGGCTGA